A portion of the Psilocybe cubensis strain MGC-MH-2018 chromosome 10, whole genome shotgun sequence genome contains these proteins:
- a CDS encoding Cell division cycle protein 20-like protein (Cell division cycle protein 20 homolog) produces MDPPAASTSGNSQTGGPVNLGVRKRVDSNPELVVESNTSTNQTKRPRLSSSSLFDLSLDLSLDSDAFSVSSSRPRPRPSAMAIPSSYGRPGSIGFGADRIVSRSISRSSLSLFDTSFEDLSNTSIEYTPSLRLDRPLSRHSSFTGSRHGSPFASREFLPVSDSDDPTVRQMRLAANEIMLPDPLSRYPESSAKHWMRNTRTTIDYTPSAPNQPSARLLGCSVNNFVYFTRGNRVHYKNINVNANEEIGQLMKLKESHGSLRALEVNTTSQPDVIAIGTSKGCIQLWDVKAKKMTASWHSSKEISAMAWNGPILTIGSLKGVIRNYDTRLPHSKIKEQSRKFCRHEGEITTLHWSVDGKYLASGDAIGQVLCWENGLGPPMQVGESVHRRSKKIQQSGKISSVAWCPWQPKVLATGDIRGILRIWNVSENKNSNALPSKLDVKSVMTGIHFSPQCKEVLTTQGPPIGEPMPMDFNNLKPWFENCLAVHSFPSFSTVTTMRLSIDKPIGYSVLDGTGTRLVYQTPSDGKINVCERKEPPKLKKRGSMLSITSSDSAYSQIR; encoded by the exons ATGGATCCGCCAGCTGCGTCCACTTCTGGTAACTCGCAGACCGGCGGTCCGGTAAATCTAGGCGTCAGGAAACGCGTTGACTCCAATCCTGAATTGGTTGTCGAGTCCAATACATCCACTAATCAAACAAAGAGGCCCAGATTGTCGTCTTCTAGTCTATTCGATCTCAGCTTAGACCTATCCCTCGATTCAGATGCCTTCTCTGTTTCTAGCAGCCGGCCGAGGCCTCGTCCATCTGCCATGGCGATTCCCTCCAGTTATGGCCGCCCTGGTTCTATCGGCTTCGGT GCTGATAGGATTGTGAGCCGCAGTATAAGCCGCAGCTCCCTGTCTCTATTCGATACAAGTTTCGAGGACTTGAGCAACACCAGTATCGAATACACACCGTCTTTACGCCTTGACCGACCTTTAAGTCGACACTCATCATTTACGGGTTCCCGCCACGGAAGCCCTTTTGCAAGCAGGGAATTCCTGCCTGTTTCCGATTCGGACGACCCAACTGTGAGACAAATGCGGCTCGCAGCGAATGAAATTATGTTGCCGGATCCCTTGTCTAGATACCCGGAATCGTCTGCTAAGCACTGGATGCGCAATACGCGTACCACCATTGACTATACGCCCTCCGCCCCCAATCAGCCATCCGCTCGTCTCCTAGGATGTTCTGTCAACAACTTCGTCTACTTCACCCGCGGAAATCGTGTTCATTATAAGAACATTAATGTCAACGCTAACGAAGAGATTGGACAGCTCATGAAGCTGAAGGAGAGTCATGGGAGCCTGCGCGCTCTGGAGGTCAACACCACGTCCCAGCCAGACGTTATTGCTATCGGGACGAGCAAAGGCTGCATCCAGCTCTGGGATGTCAAAGCTAAGAAGATGACAGCGTCATGGCACTCTAGCAAAGAAATTTCTGCAATGGCTTGGAATGGCCCAATCTTGACGATCGGCAGCCTCAAGGGCGTTATACGCAACTACGACACGCGTCTGCCACATTCAAAGATCAAGGAACAATCCCGCAAATTCTGTCGTCACGAAGGCGAAATTACAACCCTCCATTGGAGCGTTGACGGAAAGTACCTTGCTAGCGGCGATGCCATCGGCCAGGTCTTGTGCTGGGAAAATGGGCTTGGACCTCCTATGCAGGTCGGTGAATCGGTTCATCGCCGCAGCAAGAAAATCCAGCAAAGTGGCAAGATATCG TCTGTGGCATGGTGCCCTTGGCAGCCCAAAGTTCTCGCAACTGGAGACATCCGAGGCATATTGCGGATTTGGAATGTCAGCGAGAATAAGAACTCCAACGCCCTGCCCTCTAAATTAGACGTCAAGTCCGTTATGACGGGCATTCACTTCTCTCCTCAATGTAAGGAGGTTCTGACGACACAAGGCCCACCTATCGGCGAGCCCATGCCTATGGATTTCAACAACCTCAAGCCGTGGTTTGAAAACTGTCTCGCCGTCCATTCGTTCCCGTCGTTCTCCACGGTGACCACTATGCGGCTTAGTATCGACAAACCAATCGGATACAGTGTCCTTGATGGTACCGGTACTCGATTGGTATACCAAACACCATCGGACGGCAAAATTAATGTCTGCGAG CGAAAGGAGCCACCCAAGCTCAAGAAACGCGGAAGCATGTTGAGCATCACTAGCTCTGATTCCGCATACTCTCAGATTCGTTGA
- a CDS encoding DNA replication licensing factor mcm10 — MNSSTSRNAAKKQTQEEIKRQIALLQACLEPESESETTPMVRSPKRKSVDQPVTLAPATPSPKKKRKTDDRCLGKPIARPVFHSTSPNISRLVASSSKPPQQFTKLAPSNIINKLASITQKGDGEDAPEAHPRSAAFTDRPVKPSPVDHEIHGHKRDERLALIENIEPGPYQHTPPTDDPNFEKLEPHSGIAMVSRTIPHEEFNDHLAGRYYLSPSRLYSSIRLLPDKQGYDVSVPGDWITIAVVAERGPIKFTRAPVAIERESGDPDANKKHWKGKNRDNEPEKPGGKKFVNLKLVDFGARSGSTSSATGRTPTIRGDAFLTLLLFEADGFDLIPRDDGRKPEKIYKGGSRGAFEHLTNVKEGDVIALLNPRILKPFQRSNDSPHPVNNILALTPESASSIMVLGRARDLGMCTVRKQDGKICGSWCDKRLSEVCDYHVQNAVQRRRAARPEFSVGTSGMSTSATHKSKNAYDPLRKWGLKPSDEVSGNGATYMVAGHVVSGSSADPRTMFVGETIGREGQARAKRIMDNKDSDRALKALLQRDKEGMKAVMKAREVNRQLTKSGKDNKSVGTTTKKRKKDQEGSDEEDQGGQSDTKIDNLRKTAYSAGIIKSLGFDPSLKPGQRRVETKGVQQKLETLEALLQGRKDIALGPKPGPRIRSGVTAPKRDKVAPEEPREQMCDLDSDSNDELPEKMTLAPKAIDKNEPETKMVDLDDF; from the exons ATGAACTCCTCAACAAGCCGAAATGCTGCAAAAAAGCAAACCCAGGAGGAAATTAAGAGGCAGATAGCACTGCTTCAAGCATGTTTGGAGCCTGAATCTGAATCTGAGACGACGCCAATGGTGAGGTCACCGAAGAGGAAGAGTGTGGATCAGCCTGTAACGTTGGCGCCAGCGACACCGTCACCAA aaaagaagagaaaaacagACGATCGTTGCTTGGGGAAACCCATTGCCAGACCGGTATTTCACTCAACGTCTCCGAATATATCGCGTCTTGTGGCAAGTAGCAGCAAACCGCCCCAGCAATTCACAAAACTTGCTCCTTCAAACATAATAAACAAGTTAGCAAGCATCACTCAGAaaggggatggggaggatGCACCAGAGGCACACCCACGCTCTGCAGCATTCACTGACCGACCTGTAAAGCCATCACCTGTTGACCATGAGATACACGGACATAAACGCGATGAACGGCTGGCTCTCATAGAGAATATAGAACCGGGCCCATATCAACATACGCCGCCCACCGACGACCCCAATTTCGAGAAGCTAGAGCCTCATTCAGGCATTGCCATGGT CTCACGGACAATACCACATGAGGAATTTAATGATCATTTGGCGGGGCGATACTATCTTTCACCATCCCGTCTTTATTCGTCCATCAGGTTACTTCCCGATAAGCAGGGCTATGACGTCTCTGTACCAGGCGACTGGATCACCATCGCCGTAGTGGCAGAGCGAGGTCCGATCAAGTTCACGCGCGCACCGGTCGCAATCGAGCGGGAGAGTGGAGATCCCGATGCTAATAAGAAGCATTGGAAGGGCAAGAACAGAGACAACGAGCCTGAAAAGCCAGGCGGAAAGAAGTTCGTCAATTTGAAGCTGGTGGATTTCGGTGCGCGGTCGGGGTCGACGTCGTCGGCGACGGGGCGCACGCCAACGATTAGGGGTGATGCATTTTTGACGCTGCTGCTTTTTGAGGCGGATGGGTTTGATTTGATACCCAGGGATGATGGAAGGAAGCCGGAGAAGATTTATAAAGGCGGGAGTCGAGGCGCGTTTGAGCATCTTACGAATGTGAAAGAAGGGGATGTCATTGCGTTGTTGAATCCCAGAATACTAAAGCCTTTCCAG AGGTCGAATGATAGTCCTCATCCAGTGAACAATATTCTGGCTCTAACCCCAGAATCTGCGTCTTCTATCATGGTTCTTGGACGTGCGCGGGATCTGGGTATGTGTACTGTTCGAAAACAAGACGGAAAGATATGTGGTAGCTGGTGTGATAAGCGACTGAGCGAAGTTTGTGATTACCATGTTCAAAACGCTGTCCAGCGGCGCAGAGCAGCGCGGCCTGAATTCTCCGTCGG TACTTCTGGAATGTCTACGTCCGCGACTCATAAGAGCAAAAACGCTTATGATCCGTTACGCAAATGGGGTCTCAAACCATCAGATGAGGTTTCTGGTAATGGAGCGACGTATATGGTCGCGGGGCATGTCGTCTCTGGGTCATCTGCTGACCCTAGGACAATGTTTGTTGGAGAAACTATAGGAAGAGAAGGACAAGCCAGGGCGAAGCGGATAATGGATAACAAAGACTCCGATCGAGCACTCAAAGCACTGCTGCAGCGAGATAAGGAGGGCATGAAGGCTGTCATGAAAGCTAGGGAGGTGAATCGCCAGCTCACGAAAAGTGGAAAGGACAACAAAAGCGTGGGTACTAcgacaaagaaaagaaagaaagatcaGGAGGGcagcgatgaagaggatcAAGGGGGTCAGAGTGACACCAAGATTGACAATCTCCGGAAGACAGCATATTCCGCTGGAATCATCAAATCTCTAGGTTTCGACCCCTCGTTGAAACCAGGTCAACGAAGAGTGGAAACAAAGGGTGTCCAACAGAAG CTAGAAACTCTTGAAGCGCTACTACAGGGAAGAAAAGACATTGCGTTGGGTCCTAAGCCTGGTCCGCGGATTCGATCTGGAGTCACAGCGCCCAAACGAGATAAGGTGGCACCGGAAGAGCCAAGAGAGCAAATGTGTGATTTGGACAGTGACTCGAATGACGAGTTGCCAGAGAAGATGACGCTGGCCCCCAAGGCGATAGACAAGAATGAACCAGAAACTAAAATGGTGGATCTTGACGACTTCTGA
- a CDS encoding Histone chaperone ASF1 — MAVTIRVHLPSFQRFIRIDASGFQNVEFMNNPARFSDVYRFRVTFECMAPLEDDLEWRLIFVSCPGDEELDQELDDCLVGPVPKGVNSFEFEGCAPDPSRIPTDDVLGVSALILTGSYKDQEFVRVGYYQNTEYDNEEMNITPPPQIMFNRLVRDISTKPRVTSFSIKWDVAQQPGTSVALGAATSAPVPSADDISNDDDKMEVETNGKS, encoded by the exons ATGGCTGTCACGATCAGGGTACATTTACCTTCCTTTCAAAGATTCATTAGGATTGACGCCTCGGGTTTCCAGAATGTCGAGTTTATGAACAACCCAGCGCGCTTCTCGGATGTATACCGATTTCGTGTCACCTTTGAATGCATGGCACCACTAGAAGATG ATCTCGAGTGGAGGCTTATTTTCGTATCATGTCCTGGCGACGAAGAGCTGGATCAAGAACTCGATGATTGTCTTGTTGGTCCCGTTCCAAAGGGAGTCAACTCATTCGAATTTGAAGGCTGTGCGCCTGATCCCTCGCGAATACCCACGGATGATGTGCTCGGAGTGTCAGCTCTCATCCTAACAGGATCTTACAAAGACCAAGAATTTGTGCGAGTGGGATACTACCAGAATACGGAATACGACAATGAAGAGATGAACATCACCCCACCCCCACAAATTATGTTTAATCGCCTGGTGAGAGACATTAGTACGAAACCTCGTGTGACATCTTTCAGCATCAAATG GGATGTTGCTCAACAGCCTGGTACTTCTGTAGCCCTTGGTGCTGCAACCTCTGCACCAGTACCCTCCGCGGACGATATCAGCAACGACGATGATAAAATGGAAGTAGAAACCAATGGCAAATCATAA
- a CDS encoding Guanine nucleotide exchange factor LTE1: protein MSDTIQIDTTIPDVQILPDTNPSSTVQIPVIEAPESILAVDQLDGPSLASTLKLPETSPQYLSPSLPVAPTPHVFSLADLREENGELDLGPDVALSDISVAPDGSFIETSSGPTAHILKRRYDQLAGVGPSVRSPYAITAFVNQHGKSMYRIGHRGKNSAPAASAADADDLLAQPKNSSDASHSPRTQRRSRLSMHFLQPGMFAKTSIPPTSRPPIVSNTPSISKKLRKTRSIPDMSSSEPTITSAPTFAVTGRGHSQSVTAMDIPRLPMPFASYPPPRPIDAFAELLDWFNPLTSTADFSNQSLFTPDTSSPDAPKTRPTVPQPFGPNVVFKSPAIKVAPNPPPRHLREMQSFESGRTARQCDSQESLPGSDSPVPSSDDASGTAGERSRPASAIRLSLLSEVSIDSDTHSDPPAEAEPDVAPMAEGNRLSTQYSTEVFNVLQTYRGLPMFEKLVPEIDNDNVIKLSLAADQSAAPRDDPRFVLWGETQVESEADDFNSKSRDSLTDVSSSNPSSSISKRRSSKVSKFKSPDASAASLPKQGQRVLLAATIERWIAQLTSDLNYDELLNFFLTYRTYVPAVDLCHLFICRFHWALQTGASRQDETVRRIVRVRTFVAIRYWLLTFFTVDFIPNRELRLLIADWLNTLIEDPILKKHSDATDIVKRLIKVAKECKRAHIRTEKPKENKSSSDNEERPVDHLLGKSFAEAIRKLPQEDHDSILDLDFLPDEAKTEELSGFPIDSANAHLTAGAVGGTVLSPNRPSSLPLSSFNILQRTDHAPGPSADVDLPFVENTAPVLLGHHHSALSRAFVRTIGRLGRWKRVLNQKSAVRPANTLGACGVGDQAFDLDLNAARDLLTVNGGVENYLRMVEPPAPRPSSSEIIVAPLESHSRTPSLLVLPPLPSAPPTPSVPLSTANIYPSSQLSSSPLSSHVNASPAPDTTATTTIKTESPTSISSPLPEPSESSPPPSFVESVQELNELSPDPVVSQDEACAGPIESAPETSEIHRLSPASFNYDTHGLREPDRPESFMSSSTDSFGAILTADGPLPPTFPGQHNQWSFDTSIDDLDLSDTSSLPGGSDLPAPPGLMRPARRLPNRRDFEFVRRSEVSSMGFSNEYMRDSVASSTHSQSSPSSSGLPQPISRWQMKTLQRTFESMSNDGEDGGDVEAALRRLEGQINPKIQQEKAEKVDGWVRSMQERLRNGDYDYESSIFSEDDVEGFIDEVYPATDDTDPESPPDLVVSSSETDDSNDNDDRDGMPRTPIPSQSTQQLPFPPGLEPIARNESQKPPPEPAVPEEILQSRLPPIARPAFDSISPPTESIFSSKFSSESTHSIHRSFILNYSAEQLAEHFSMIDRELFMGVKFEELVTGEWIYCQEINVYEWAQYLKDRARWKAEQQFPEKTTALAAVRARFNLMVSFVISEVVLTPPTERHIVVSKFLRIAWKCYSLSNFNTLTAIIMALKDEWVARAMKRQGWNRIGVFEARVFKDLKIFITVADHFKFMRQIVDSIVDAKPLEGSSHAASVISGGDSQSGKGRGTSDNRPMVPTACIPFIGIYLSQLRVFTKLPGLIDATAPHLVVGIDPVHATFDPPAHPEVFSALVPLPKSMHLEPLINVHKQRRIADVIKALVAGQHLASRVQFSIDKRLFQKCLRLRGLQPDLLQRALAMYPE, encoded by the exons ATGTCCGATACGATACAAATCGACACCACCATCCCTGATGTCCAGATACTGCCCGACACTAATCCCTCATCGACAGTACAAATACCAGTAATTGAAGCTCCAGAATCCATTTTGGCTGTTGATCAGCTCGACGGCCCTTCTTTAGCATCTACTCTCAAATTACCGGAAACTTCTCCTCAATATCTGTCACCATCTCTACCTGTTGCCCCGACACCCCATGTCTTCTCACTTGCCGACCTGCGTGAAGAAAATGGAGAGTTGGATTTGGGCCCTGATGTAGCTTTGAGCGACATCAGCGTTGCAC CTGATGGCAGTTTCATTGAAACGTCGTCTGGACCGACAGCTCATATTCTGAAGAGAAGATACGACCAGTTGGCAGGCGTTGGTCCTTCCGTTCGTTCTCCCTATGCTATAACAGCTTTCGTAAATCAACATGGGAAATCAATGTACCGCATTGG CCATCGCGGCAAAAACTCTGCTCCTGCTGCCTCTGCAGCTGATGCCGACGACCTTTTAGCGCAACCAAAGAACTCAAGTGACGCCTCGCATTCTCCTCGTACACAGCGCCGGTCTCGGCTGAGCATGCATTTTCTCCAACCCGGAATGTTTGCCAAAACCTCTATCCCCCCAACTAGTCGTCCTCCTATTGTATCTAATACTCCTTCAATATCCAAGAAGCTCCGGAAGACTCGGTCCATACCCGATATGTCTAGCTCCGAACCCACCATCACTTCTGCGCCCACATTTGCAGTTACAGGTAGGGGTCACTCGCAGAGTGTTACTGCCATGGACATTCCTCGACTTCCCATGCCATTTGCCtcatatcctcctcctcgtccaaTCGACGCATTTGCAGAATTGTTGGATTGGTTCAACCCTTTGACCTCAACAGCCGACTTTTCCAACCAAAGCCTATTCACCCCTGATACGTCATCTCCAGATGCCCCTAAAACTCGTCCGACAGTACCACAACCATTTGGTCCGAATGTCGTTTTCAAGTCGCCAGCTATCAAGGTCGCACCAAACCCTCCACCCAGGCATCTGCGAGAAATGCAATCTTTTGAGTCTGGGCGAACGGCTCGTCAATGTGATTCCCAAGAGAGTCTGCCAGGCAGCGATTCACCCGTGCCTTCCTCTGATGATGCGTCGGGTACGGCTGGTGAAAGGAGTCGTCCTGCCTCAGCTATTCGTTTAAGTTTACTCTCTGAGGTTTCTATTGATTCCGACACGCATAGTGATCCGCCTGCTGAAGCGGAACCTGATGTGGCACCAATGGCCGAGGGTAATCGACTGTCAACTCAATATTCCACCGAAGTCTTCAATGTGCTCCAAACGTACCGTGGTCTTCCTATGTTTGAAAAATTGGTGCCGGAAatcgacaacgacaacgtgATCAAACTTTCTTTGGCTGCCGACCAGAGTGCAGCCCCGAGAGACGACCCTCGTTTCGTTCTTTGGGGAGAGACGCAAGTTGAGTCTGAGGCGGACGATTTCAATTCGAAATCGCGCGACAGCTTGACGGATGTTTCGTCGTCCAATCCGTCTTCGAGCATATCAAAAAGACGAAGCAGCAAagtttccaagttcaagtccCCCGACGCTTCAGCCGCCAGTCTTCCCAAGCAGGGGCAGCGGGTGCTTTTGGCAGCTACAATCGAACGTTGGATCGCGCAGCTCACCAGCGACTTGAATTACGACGAACTCCTTAACTTCTTTCTGACATATCGGACGTATGTCCCAGCTGTGGATCTTTGCCATTTGTTCATATGTCGCTTCCATTGGGCACTTCAGACTGGCGCTTCCAGACAAGACGAAACTGTCCGTCGCATTGTTCGTGTGCGAACGTTTGTCGCTATTCGATATTGGCTGTTGACTTTTTTCACTGTCGACTTTATACCGAATCGTGAATTAAGGTTGTTAATTGCGGACTGGCTGAACACTTTGATCGAGGATCCGATATTAAAGAAACACAGTGATGCGACC GATATTGTCAAGAGGTTGATCAAAGTTGCAAAGGAATGCAAACGGGCCCACATCCGCACTGAAAAACCTAAAGAAAACAAGTCTAGCTCAGACAATGAAGAACGCCCTGTCGATCACTTACTGGGTAAAAGCTTCGCTGAGGCTATTCGGAAGTTACCTCAAGAAGACCACGATTCGATCCTCgaccttgattttcttcCGGACGAAGCTAAAACTGAAGAACTTTCCGGCTTCCCGATCGATTCAGCCAACGCCCATCTCACAGCAGGCGCCGTTGGTGGTACCGTCCTTTCACCGAATCGGCCATCATCGCTTCCGCTTTCATCGTTCAACATTCTTCAACGCACGGACCATGCTCCAGGACCAAGCGCAGATGTCGATTTGCCTTTCGTTGAGAATACGGCTCCCGTTCTTCTCGGCCACCACCATAGCGCCTTGTCGAGAGCTTTCGTCAGGACAATTGGCAGACTTGGGCGTTGGAAGCGTGTTTTGAACCAGAAGTCAGCGGTTCGTCCTGCCAACACCCTGGGTGCCTGTGGTGTTGGAGATCAAGCTTTCGATCTTGACCTCAACGCTGCTCGGGATCTTCTCACTGTAAACGGTGGCGTTGAGAACTACCTCAGGATGGTAGAACCTCCGGCCCCGAGGCCCAGCTCCTCCGAGATCATCGTTGCCCCTCTGGAAAGCCATTCTCGGACTCCTTCTCTCCTTGTTTTACCGCCATTGCCATCTGCACCACCAACTCCTTCAGTACCTCTATCAACTGCAAATATATACCCAAGTTCCCAACTATCAAGTTCTCCTCTGTCATCTCATGTTAACGCTTCTCCTGCTCCCGACACGACTGCTACGACCACTATTAAGACCGAATCTCCAACTTCGATTTCTTCGCCATTGCCTGAACCATCAGAATcgtctcctccaccttcattTGTGGAATCCGTGCAAGAACTTAACGAGTTATCTCCTGATCCCGTTGTCTCGCAGGACGAAGCTTGCGCTGGCCCAATAGAGTCTGCTCCCGAGACGTCTGAAATTCACCGACTTAGTCCTGCATCATTCAATTACGACACTCATGGCCTTAGAGAACCCGACCGTCCTGAATCTTTCATGTCTTCTTCGACTGACTCTTTCGGTGCCATCTTGACCGCCGACggtcctcttcctcctacGTTCCCGGGACAACACAACCAATGGTCGTTTGACACTTCCATTGATGATTTAGATTTATCTGATACTTCATCGTTGCCTGGCGGATCAGATCTGCCTGCTCCGCCAGGATTAATGCGCCCCGCGAGAAGGCTTCCCAACCGGCGCGATTTCGAATTTGTGAGACGCTCAGAGGTGTCTTCAATGGGCTTTTCCAacgaatatatgcgcgaTTCTGTTGCTAGTTCAACACATTCCCAGTCTTCGCCTTCATCTTCTGGGCTTCCACAGCCCATTTCTCGCTGGCAGATGAAAACCCTTCAGCGCACATTTGAATCGATGAGCAATGATGGGGAAGATGGTGGAGACGTGGAGGCAGCTTTGCGGAGGCTGGAAGGGCAGATCAACCCAAAAATCCAGCAGGAGAAGGCGGAAAAGGTGGATGGGTGGGTTCGGTCTATGCAGGAACGGCTTAGGAATGGCGATTATGATTATGAGAGTTCAATATTTTCCGAAGACGACGTTGAAGGATTCATTGACGAGGTATACCCAGCGACTGATGATACCGACCCCGAAAGTCCTCCTGACTTGGTTGTGTCCTCCTCCGAGACGGATGACAGTAATGATAATGATGACAGGGATGGAATGCCGCGCACCCCGATCCCTTCGCAATCTACTCAGCAACTCCCTTTCCCACCCGGCCTCGAACCAATTGCTCGTAACGAGTCACAAAAACCGCCCCCGGAGCCAGCAGTCCCTGAGGAAATTCTGCAGAGCAGATTGCCACCAATTGCAAGGCCCGCGTTTGATTCCATCAGTCCACCCACAGAATCCATCTTTTCGTCCAAATTTTCTTCTGAATCGACGCATAGCATCCACCGATCGTTTATTCTCAATTACTCGGCTGAACAGCTCGCGGAGCACTTCTCGATGATCGACAGAGAGCTCTTTATGGGCGTCAAGTTTGAAGAGCTGGTCACGGGCGAGTGGATATATTGTCAGGAGATTAATGTTTATGAATGGGCGCAGTATCTCAAGGACAGAGCGCGATGGAAAGCTGAGCAACAGTTCCCCGAGAAGACAACTGCCCTGGCGGCTGTGCGCGCCCGCTTCAATCTCATGGTTTCTTTTGTCATTTCTGAAGTCGTTTTGACTCCACCTACTGAGAGACATATCGTCGTCTCGAAGTTCTTACGTATTGCCTGG AAATGTTATTCCCTCAGTAATTTCAACACTTTGACGGCCATTATCATGGCGCTGAAAGATGAATGGGTTGCCAGAGCTATGAAAAGGCAAGGCTGGAATCGGATCGGCGTCTTCGAGGCTCGGGTGTTCAAGGATCTGAAAATATTCATTACGGTCGCTGATCATTTTAAGTTTATGCGCCAAATTGTCGATTCGATTGTCGACGCGAAGCCTCTCGAGGGTAGCTCTCATGCCGCCTCCGTGATTAGTGGCGGGGACTCTCAGAGCGGTAAGGGCAGAGGAACTTCAGATAACCGCCCAATGGTTCCAACTGCTTGTATCCCTTTCATTG GCATTTATCTTTCCCAGCTTCGCGTGTTTACCAAACTCCCGGGGCTCATTGATGCGACGGCGCCTCATCTTGTTGTCGGTATTGATCCTGTCCATGCGACCTTTGACCCTCCAGCCCATCCAGAAGTGTTTTCTGCGCTCGTACCTTTACCCAAGTCCATGCACCTGGAGCCCTTAATCAATGTTCACAAGCAACGTCGTATTGCCGACGTCATCAAGGCTCTTGTGGCCGGACAGCACCTGGCAAGTAGAGTGCAGTTCTCCATCGACAAAAGGTTGTTCCAGAAATGTCTTCGCCTTCGTGGTTTGCAGCCAGACCTTCTTCAGCGTGCGCTGGCAATGTACCCCGAGTGA
- a CDS encoding Dehydrogenase aclE produces MVEYSNQKTNVGFIGLSATSGWAATALAPALIQPSLRDKYDLVAVSTTTEASSLASADKYSKEVGHHIKSYFGPASRIASDEDVNLVAISVKAPHHKEVVLSAIEAKKDFFVEWPAGISTKETEEIASSAREHGVRSLVGLQGRHSVVVRKVKEILSSGVVGTVRSTNVIAHLPREAGTFPPFTFDYYEYTLDKNNGATMLTVPIGHQLDTLTHVLGDFVKVSAIATNVYPVLTVLDRTHKPTGKTVAYHQPDHYAISGVLKSGILANILWRTGYASTEGRRQYVWEIEGEEGTIRMESNNLLGAMASMIEPDLYLNGKKVDFETSGNAVESCVEAWMPFSNGPGGDYATIEDAVKHHRLLDAIEASVQEGKVVAL; encoded by the exons ATGGTCGAATACTCTAATCAGAAGACCAACGTCGGCTTCATCGGTTTGTCTGCAACCTCAGGCTGGGCAGCGACGGCGCTTGCGCCCGCGCTTATCCAGCCGTCGTTGCGCGACAAGTACGATCTTGTAGCTGTGTCAACCACAACCGAAGCTTCATCCCTGGCTTCAGCCGATAAATATTCCAAGGAAGTCGGCCATCACATTAAATCGTATTTTGGACCCGCATCTCGCATAGCTTCCGATGAGGATGTCAATCTCGTCGCCATCTCGGTAAAGGCACCACATCACAAAGAGGTTGTTCTCTCCGCCATTGAGGCGAAGAAGGACTTTTTTGTTGAATGGCCCGCTGGGATATCAACTAAAGAAACGGAAGAAATCGCCTCTTCAGCTCGCGAACACGGAGTCAGATCGCTCGTTGGACTTCAAGGACGCCATTCTGTCGTCGTTCGCAAG GTCAAGGAAATCTTGTCGTCTGGTGTTGTTGGTACGGTCAGGTCTACCAACGTC ATTGCACATCTGCCGAGAGAAGCGGGAACCTTTCCGCCATTCACATTTGATTATTACGAATACACACTTGACAAGAATAATG GTGCTACAATGCTCACGGTACCGATTGGACATCAGCTCGATACACTCACACATGTCCTCGGTGACTTTGTTAAAGTCTCTGCAATAGCAACCAATGTCTACCCTGTGCTCACCGTGCTCGACCGTACCCacaaaccaacaggaaaaaCCGTGGCATATCATCAACCTGACCACTACGCCATATCCGGCGTGCTTAAAAGTGGTATTCTCGCTAACATACTGTGGAGAACGGGATATGCCTCGACAGAAGGCCGACGTCAGTACGTCTGGGAGATTGAGGGAGAGGAAGGCACAATAAGGATGGAGTCGAACAATTTATTGGGAGCTATGGCCAGCATGATCGAGCCAGACCTCTATCTTAACGGCAAGAAAGTCGACTTCGAGACCTCTGGAAACGCAGTCGAATCGTGCGTCGAGGCATGGATGCCATTTTCCAACGGTCCTGGAGGTGATTATGCCACTATTGAAGATGCCGTCAAGCACCATCGTCTTTTAGATGCGATCGAAGCAAGTGTACAGGAGGGGAAAGTAGTTGCTTTGTAA